The following coding sequences are from one Seonamhaeicola sp. ML3 window:
- a CDS encoding XdhC family protein, with translation MTHEFKHIINEAIQARKQGLKCVLASVVDLDGSSYRRPGVRMLIIENGNMIGAVSGGCVEKEIVLQAQSVFNSGQAKMMTYDGRYRLGCEGVLYILLELIELKPSFEKSFEDCIRDRVAFQITALYEKREGVFKGIGTRVKIGEESFRISKQKSLPERLAFHQDMLPSFRLVIIGAEHDAVQLSQYAKLTGWEVVIVAGISEMKTISAFPGADTLISTIPENLDVNQIDAQTAVVLMTHNFAYDLRYLVQLKNTKASYIGLLGPTKRREDLMVQLMEYCPDVSEDFLDVIHGPAGLDIGSETPQEIAISIVSEILSVTRNRNSVSLSQKSGSIHYR, from the coding sequence ATGACTCACGAATTTAAGCATATCATCAATGAAGCTATCCAAGCTAGAAAACAAGGGTTAAAATGCGTTTTAGCTTCGGTAGTAGATTTAGATGGTTCGTCTTACCGTCGTCCGGGTGTTAGGATGCTTATTATTGAAAATGGTAACATGATTGGTGCGGTTAGTGGTGGATGTGTTGAAAAAGAGATTGTATTACAGGCGCAATCCGTTTTTAATTCAGGACAAGCCAAAATGATGACTTACGATGGTCGATATAGATTAGGTTGTGAAGGTGTACTGTACATTTTATTGGAATTAATAGAATTAAAGCCTTCATTTGAAAAGTCTTTTGAAGATTGTATTAGAGATAGAGTTGCCTTTCAAATTACCGCGCTTTATGAAAAAAGAGAAGGTGTTTTTAAGGGTATTGGAACCAGAGTTAAAATAGGAGAAGAGAGCTTCCGCATATCAAAGCAGAAATCCCTACCTGAACGATTAGCTTTTCATCAAGATATGCTACCAAGTTTTAGGCTGGTCATTATAGGTGCGGAGCATGATGCGGTGCAATTGTCTCAATATGCAAAATTAACAGGTTGGGAGGTTGTTATAGTTGCAGGTATTTCAGAGATGAAAACTATTAGTGCTTTTCCGGGAGCAGATACTTTAATTTCAACCATCCCTGAGAATTTGGATGTTAACCAAATAGATGCACAAACAGCGGTAGTTTTAATGACTCATAATTTTGCTTACGATTTACGCTATCTTGTTCAGTTAAAAAATACTAAGGCTAGTTACATCGGGCTTTTAGGGCCAACAAAACGTAGAGAAGATTTAATGGTACAATTAATGGAATATTGCCCAGATGTATCAGAGGATTTTTTAGATGTTATTCATGGACCAGCGGGTTTAGATATAGGGTCTGAAACACCTCAAGAAATAGCTATCTCTATTGTTTCAGAGATTTTGTCGGTTACCAGAAACCGAAATTCGGTATCTCTAAGTCAGAAATCAGGAAGTATTCATTATCGATAG
- a CDS encoding xanthine dehydrogenase family protein molybdopterin-binding subunit — MGNTKNTTSRRSFLKTSALASGGMLIGFNLFNACKSTAKLPTDLSKLDYKDFNAYIKISPEGKVTIYSVNPEIGQGVKTSMPMIIAEELDVDWNDVHVVQASLDTEHFSNQTAGGSQSIRRSWQPLRETGATAKQMLINAAAAHWGVDAKTCSANSGVITNAKGETLGYGDVVEAAAKLAVPDEVSLKDPKDFNIIGRGKGNVDIDKITSGKPLFGLDYKAEGMVYASVLRPPAFGQILESFDATEAKEISGVIDVITIGDKTRAMLGKGRPNWSVKLSRTDKVVVVGKTTWDVIKGKKAIKATWKKSNEKTKLESTDDHDKKLLRLLDGKRFRTRRKDGDVVKAFAEADKVLERVYESKFLPHNTLEPMNFFADVTADKIHLAGPTQTPESAANAVASLLDRPLEDIHVDLTRMGGGFGRRLYNDYVIEAVEISDAIKKPVKMISTREDDMTTGVYRPACKYKIAASIKDGKLTGYHLKEACVNGNMYGLVPNFFPAGAIANYQVDSVPLRSNITVGAWRAPYTNFLAIAEQSFFDELAEEIGVDRVKLHMDLLDNVKNNPNPNIRYNPDRLQGVLKKVVEKSNYGNTPDGVYQGLSVYYCHNTHVAEVANVIMENNKPVVKKVTCVIDCGIVVNPLGAMNQAKGGVLDGIGHAMYADFSFKNGVPSANNFGNYQLIRMTQTPEIDVHFIESDMAPTGLGEPTLPPVGGAVANAIYKATGKRLYKIPFIKDLESGSGVFS, encoded by the coding sequence ATGGGTAATACGAAAAACACAACCAGTAGAAGATCGTTTTTAAAAACGTCTGCCCTAGCCAGTGGAGGTATGTTAATCGGGTTTAACCTCTTTAATGCTTGCAAATCCACTGCTAAACTTCCAACAGATTTAAGCAAACTAGATTACAAAGATTTTAATGCTTACATAAAAATTTCACCCGAAGGTAAGGTCACTATTTATTCGGTGAATCCAGAAATTGGTCAAGGTGTAAAAACCTCTATGCCTATGATAATTGCTGAAGAACTCGATGTAGATTGGAATGATGTACATGTGGTACAAGCCTCGTTAGATACAGAGCATTTTAGTAACCAAACGGCTGGAGGGAGTCAGTCTATTAGAAGAAGTTGGCAGCCACTTCGTGAAACTGGAGCTACTGCAAAGCAAATGTTGATTAATGCTGCGGCCGCACATTGGGGTGTAGATGCCAAAACCTGTAGTGCTAATTCTGGCGTGATTACAAATGCCAAAGGCGAAACTCTTGGTTATGGCGATGTTGTTGAAGCAGCAGCCAAGTTGGCTGTTCCAGATGAAGTTTCACTAAAAGACCCAAAAGATTTTAATATCATAGGGAGAGGAAAAGGTAATGTAGATATAGATAAAATTACATCCGGTAAACCGTTGTTTGGTCTAGATTATAAAGCGGAAGGTATGGTTTATGCCTCGGTATTGAGGCCACCTGCTTTCGGTCAAATACTAGAGTCTTTCGATGCTACTGAAGCCAAAGAAATATCGGGGGTTATTGATGTTATCACTATAGGAGATAAAACCAGGGCCATGCTAGGCAAAGGTAGACCAAATTGGAGCGTGAAACTCAGCAGAACTGATAAGGTTGTTGTTGTTGGCAAAACAACTTGGGACGTAATAAAAGGGAAGAAAGCAATTAAAGCAACTTGGAAAAAAAGTAATGAAAAGACCAAGTTGGAGAGTACTGATGACCACGACAAAAAGTTACTTCGTTTGTTAGATGGTAAAAGATTTAGAACAAGACGAAAAGATGGCGATGTTGTAAAAGCTTTCGCTGAGGCCGATAAAGTCTTAGAACGTGTTTATGAGTCGAAATTCTTACCTCACAATACATTAGAACCAATGAACTTTTTTGCAGATGTTACCGCTGACAAGATTCATTTAGCAGGACCAACCCAGACTCCAGAATCGGCTGCCAATGCAGTGGCTAGCTTATTGGATAGACCATTAGAAGATATTCACGTAGACCTTACCAGAATGGGAGGAGGCTTTGGGAGGAGGCTATATAACGACTATGTAATAGAGGCGGTGGAAATTTCAGATGCTATAAAAAAACCGGTTAAAATGATATCGACACGAGAAGATGATATGACCACGGGAGTATATCGACCGGCTTGTAAATATAAAATTGCAGCGTCTATAAAAGATGGGAAGTTAACGGGGTATCACCTTAAAGAAGCATGTGTTAATGGAAATATGTACGGTTTAGTCCCTAACTTTTTTCCAGCTGGCGCTATCGCAAATTATCAAGTAGACAGTGTGCCATTGCGAAGTAATATAACCGTTGGAGCTTGGAGAGCGCCATACACTAACTTTTTGGCCATAGCAGAGCAAAGTTTTTTTGATGAGTTAGCTGAAGAAATAGGTGTAGACAGAGTTAAGCTTCATATGGATTTGTTGGATAATGTAAAGAATAATCCTAATCCAAATATTCGGTATAATCCCGATCGACTGCAAGGTGTCCTAAAAAAGGTTGTGGAGAAATCTAACTATGGAAATACACCAGATGGTGTTTATCAAGGGTTGTCGGTTTATTATTGCCATAACACCCATGTTGCTGAGGTGGCAAATGTTATTATGGAAAACAACAAGCCAGTAGTTAAAAAAGTAACCTGTGTTATTGATTGTGGTATCGTGGTAAATCCCTTGGGAGCTATGAACCAAGCCAAAGGTGGTGTTCTAGATGGGATTGGTCATGCCATGTATGCCGATTTTAGTTTTAAGAATGGTGTTCCTTCAGCAAATAATTTTGGTAATTATCAATTAATTAGAATGACTCAAACGCCAGAGATTGATGTTCATTTTATAGAGAGCGATATGGCTCCTACAGGTTTGGGTGAACCCACTCTGCCTCCTGTTGGCGGTGCTGTAGCTAATGCAATTTATAAGGCAACCGGTAAGCGATTATATAAGATACCTTTTATCAAAGATTTAGAATCTGGTAGCGGTGTTTTCAGTTAA
- a CDS encoding YheT family hydrolase: MPVLEPSYKVPFLFKNGFVATVYSGLFRRVKGVVQERERMTLSDGDFLDLDWSFSKEKTNKLIILLHGLEGDGHRPYMLGAAKVFNTNGVDAVCVNFRGCSGEDNLKLRSYHSGATDDLNEVIQHIQANGKYSSMYLKGISLGANLILKYLGERDSVPKELKAAISVSVPCDLNGSSKELHKIKNLPYAIRFLKHLKGRLKTKMEKFPQAITAEAYNKIKTLKDFDEVYTSKVHGFKDALDYYQQCSGLQFIPNIKTPTLIINALNDSFLSPECFPVKEAKAQDNIYLEMPNHGGHVGFIDKKNIYYNERRALEFCSKF, translated from the coding sequence GTAGGGTTAAAGGTGTGGTTCAGGAACGAGAGCGAATGACCTTGTCCGATGGCGATTTTTTAGATTTAGATTGGAGTTTTTCAAAAGAAAAAACAAACAAGTTAATCATCTTGTTACATGGCTTGGAAGGTGATGGGCATCGCCCTTACATGTTAGGAGCTGCAAAAGTATTTAATACCAATGGTGTAGATGCTGTTTGTGTAAACTTCAGGGGCTGTAGTGGTGAGGATAATTTAAAATTAAGAAGTTATCATTCTGGAGCTACCGACGATTTAAATGAAGTCATTCAGCATATTCAAGCAAATGGTAAATATTCCAGTATGTATTTAAAAGGAATAAGTTTGGGGGCCAATTTAATTCTAAAATATTTAGGCGAACGAGACAGCGTTCCTAAAGAACTCAAAGCAGCTATTTCGGTTTCTGTACCGTGCGATTTGAATGGGTCTAGCAAAGAACTTCATAAGATTAAAAATTTGCCCTATGCTATTCGTTTCTTAAAACATTTAAAAGGCAGGTTAAAAACAAAAATGGAAAAGTTTCCTCAAGCGATAACTGCAGAGGCCTATAACAAGATTAAGACTTTAAAGGATTTTGATGAGGTTTATACATCTAAAGTACATGGTTTTAAAGATGCTCTAGATTATTATCAACAATGTAGTGGTTTACAATTTATTCCAAATATAAAAACACCGACATTAATCATCAATGCACTCAACGATTCGTTTTTATCCCCAGAGTGTTTTCCTGTAAAAGAAGCAAAAGCACAAGATAATATTTATTTGGAAATGCCAAATCATGGTGGGCATGTTGGTTTTATAGATAAGAAGAATATCTATTACAATGAGCGTAGGGCGCTGGAGTTTTGTTCTAAATTTTAG
- a CDS encoding (2Fe-2S)-binding protein, protein MPTFNLKINGEMHTVEADADTPLLWVLRDKMNLLGTKFGCGIGQCGACTVHINGNATRSCLLQVSHLEGMSITTIEGLSESNNHPMQEAWKAIDVPQCGYCQAGQIMTASAFLERNPNPSQDEIRSAMNGNLCRCASYKSIEEAVKLASEKIS, encoded by the coding sequence ATGCCAACATTCAACTTAAAAATTAATGGTGAGATGCATACTGTCGAGGCAGATGCAGACACCCCTCTTCTATGGGTTTTAAGAGACAAGATGAACTTATTGGGAACAAAATTTGGCTGTGGTATTGGTCAATGTGGTGCTTGTACAGTCCATATAAATGGCAATGCGACTAGAAGCTGTTTGTTACAAGTATCTCATTTGGAGGGGATGTCTATAACAACCATAGAAGGACTTTCAGAATCGAATAATCATCCGATGCAAGAGGCTTGGAAAGCTATTGATGTACCGCAATGTGGCTATTGCCAAGCGGGTCAGATTATGACGGCATCAGCGTTTCTTGAGAGAAATCCAAATCCGTCACAAGATGAAATTCGTAGTGCCATGAATGGCAATTTGTGTAGATGTGCTTCCTATAAAAGTATCGAGGAAGCTGTGAAATTAGCTTCCGAAAAAATAAGTTAA